Genomic DNA from Desulfuromonas versatilis:
GGATCTACATCGTTCAGTCCGGCGATAACCTCTCGAGCATTGCCCGAAAATTCAACGTCCCCCTGGCCGCGATTCAGATCTGGAACCGGATCGACCTGCGCAGCCCGATTCATCCCGGCGATCGCCTGATTATCCACCCGGCTGGAAGTGGCACCGACAAGCCTTGAAAGCCGTGATTCGTGATTCGTGATTCGGGGACAGGATACTCTACTCTTGTCCAGGTCGTTTATATTGCCCCTTGCCGTCCGCTTAAAGAGGAAGATACGCCCCGGAACTGCCGGCCAACCGTTACGATTCTTCAGGCCCGGTAGGCTCTTGGGGGGCAAGCATTTTCTCCAGGGTGCGGGTGGACAGCAGCTTGCCGGCGGAGACCAGCTTGCCGTCGATGGACAGGCCGGGCAGCGACAGCAGGCCGTATTCCACCATGCGTTCGGGATCCTCCACCCGCTGATATTCGGCTTGTATGTGGGTGGCCTCAACGGCCTCGCGGATGTTTTTCTCCAGGCGCCGGCACATCCAGCAATTGTCGCCGAGCAGTTCTATGGTCATCTCCGTCTCCTTCGGGTCAGGGTCGGTCCGAATTGCCGGTCATCGTTCGCACATGGCGATGCCCCTCCAAGAATGACCACGTAATCAGGTAATCGTCCGTCACCTGGTCGAGATCCAAATGCCCGTAGCGTGCAGGGTCGGATTCGAGCAGCTGCTTACCCAACTGCCGGATTTACCCGTTATGCCCCGCGCCCCCGGCTCCCCGGGGCCCCATGAGCTGCCGTCCCAGGGGGCCGGGCGGGCGAGATCAGTGTTTCAGAATCGAATCCGCGCCCCTCGCGCGGGTGTAGGTGATCTCCATCATCTTCTCTTCCCTGCCGCTTTTGCCCGTCGCATACATCTCGAATTCCAGGGTGTTGTTGTCGATGAAATGGGTCACGGAGCGCCAGACCATGGGGCCCTGGACCGGGTCGTCGTAGCTGGCGGTCTGGTTGATGGTCCGGCCGTCGGCGCTGGCCGTCCCCTCGAAGACCATGATCGCCGTGCCCATGGTGTCCATCCAGGTGGAGATGTATTTTCCGGTGTGGTTGTCGTACCCGGTGTAGCCGAGTCCGGCAAAGGGGGCGCCCATCATGTCGCCCGTGAACTGCTGCTGCAGGAAGCGGCCATCCAGGACCATCTTCTGTTCGCTGCGGCCGGCGGATTCCATCGGCGATTTGCCGGGTTCCATCCAGAACCGGCCCATGGTGTTCCAACTGCCCGCCATGCCCGCCAGCATCGAGTGGGGGGCTCCCGGTGTCGCGAATTTTTTATATATGTCCATCATTTCCTGGGTTTCCATAGGATTCTCCTTTTCCGAGGGACCCTGGTGCTGTCTTTGTCCTGTCTATACTTTAAGGCATTTGTTGCTTTCGAGGAAAGGTGGACTGGCCAGGGCAGGGGGGAGGGCTTGAATGGATAATGGGAACAGGCGCCCTTACTGGAAAAGCGCCTGTCCCCATTGGGTAACGCTGGGGATATCTGCAGCCGGGGGACCGGCTATTCGAACTGGTAGAGGGCGAAGTCCGAGCCGACGACGATCTCTTTTCTGCCGTCACCGTCGATGTCCTTGACGGGCAGATGATTGTAACTTCCGAGACGATTGCCAAGGCTCCTGCTGCGCCAGAGAAGTTCCCCGCTGCCGTTTTCAAGGACGCTGAGCATGCCGTTGCTGGCGAGGATCCATTCCGGCTGCCCGTCCCCGTTTAGATCGGCCAGGGACAAGGCGTCAATCGCATAACCGCTGCCCGTCGCCACCGAGGATTGAAAGGCGAAGGTTTTTCCGTTGTAAACCCCGATGGTGCCGTCGGTCTGCCCGACCAGGATCTCCTTTTGGCCGTCGGCGTCGAGGTCGAAGGCTCCGATGGTGCTGGCCGGCAACTCGGCCAGCCAGTCGTATTGGTGGGTGACGCCGTCGATGGCGTAAACCCTGTTGCCCCCCACGGCCACCAGCATTTCCAGATGGCCGTCGTCGTCGACGTCGGCCGTCTCGATATCCGAGACGGCGACCCAGCCGTCAGTCAGGCTGGCACTTTCCCATTTTTCCGCCAGGGTTGAGCCGTCGAGCACGATCAGGTGGACTCCCACGGCCCCCGTGGTCGCTTTGTTGGTGGCTACCACGATCTCGGTGGCGCCGTCGCCATCCACGTCCGCCAGCTCGAGAGCGGTGAAGGGTTCGCTGGAATAGGTGGCGCTCTGCTTTTCCAGAGCATGGGTCCGGCCGTTGTAGACCTGGACCACGCCATCGTAGAGGTGGCTGGTGGCGACTACCAGCTCGGTCTCGCCGTCGTGGTCGACATCACCGATCCTAACGCCGTTGACCCCCGACCAGGTGTAAATGTTGGGCAGATCGCTGCTCTGCCATTCGAGGGCATGGGTGGCGGCGTCGAAAATGCTGATGATGCCGTCGTCGTAGCCGCTGTTGCTCTCGTAGGAGGCCATGACGATTTCGTTGCGGCCATCGTCGTCCACATCGCCGACGGCGACAGCGCTCAGTGGTGGGTCGAGATGGACGTTCTGCCACTCGATTCCGGTAAGGGTGTTGGCCACGAAGAGGAAATCCGCCCCCGAACTGCTCCCCCCGGCCCCCCAGAGCACCTCCATGGTTCCATCCTGGTCCACGTCACCGGTGGCCAGGCCGGTGGTGCCGTGCTCGGGGTTGCGAATGGACCAGCGTTCAGACAGGCCGCTGCCTTCGTAGCAGTCGATCGAACCCCACTGGCTGTCCCCGTAGAGGATTTCCGCCGTCCCGTCGCCGTCGAGGTCGGTGACCAGCAGGGCGCCGATGTCGAGGTCGGTGGCAATATCAAGCTTGGGGGTTTTGATCTCGGCATCCAGGATGGTGATTTTGTACCAGGACGCTGCTGCGACGATCTCCTCGCGGCCGTCGCCATCGGTGTCCCCGGTGCCGACGCGTACCCCGAAACCGTTGATGTAGTCCCATTCCAGCTGGTGACTGGCGGTATCGATGACATAGCCGTGCCCGCTGGCGGCGACGACGATTTCCGCGGCGGGGTCGTCGTCCACATTGCCTATGGCCAGGTCGCCGCCTCCATACCCACTGGTTTCCCAGCGCAGGGTGCCTCCGGCCTCATGAACGTAGATTCTCTGCGCGTCGCTGGTGACGATTTCGGCGCTGCCGTCACCGTCGAGGTCGGCTGCCGTCATTGCGGTCACCGCGCCGGGCGTCTGGAAGGAATTCTTCAGGGTGAAACTGTCGCCGGCAAAGATGTCGATTCGGCCGTCCTGGTAACCGACCAGGATCTCGCCGATGCCATCGCCGTCGAGGTCCCTGGCGAGGATTCTGTTGATAGTGACCTGGGAGGGTTCGCTCAAATGGATCTGCGCATATTCTCCGGAAGACGCGTGGCGAAGGACATACCAATACCGGTTGACGCCGAAACCTGCCGGCGAGGCGGCGGTGATGATTTCAAGGTTGCCGTCCCCCTCCAGGTCCAGGACCGAAAGCCCGGATCGCCCGATATAGGTGCCGAAGCGGCCGTAAACCCAGGATTGATCCAGTAACTCGGGGCTGGTCGGCTGGACCGGGACTACGGTCACCTGCACGGTGTCGGCGGCGCTGCTGAGCAGGCCATCGTTGACGATCAGCCACAGGCTGTAGGTGCCGGATTCGCTCGCCATAAAGCTCGGCGTTGCCGTCCCCGGGTTGTTCAAGGTCGGACAGGACCCGGGACAGGCATCGAAGTTCCATTGGAAGGTAAGCTGATCCCCGTCGGGATCGAAGCTGGCGCCGCCGTTGAGGGTCACCAGGTCCCCCTGGACGGCATTCTGGTCGGGGCCCGCATTGGCGGTCGGTGACTGGTTTGGCGGTTCAGCGACAGGGGGAAGAGGAACGGGATGGTTGAGGTCCATCTGCCACTCGCAAATACCATTGCCGTCGGTATCGGCTTCCAGGTGGGTGGCGCTGAGCGAGGTGAAGACCATCCGCACGAAGGTGCCGTCACGGCCGCTGCAGACAATGGAGCCCGTGGAGGGCTGGAGCAGCCCCCAGAAAACCTGAAGCGGCTGTTCGGTGCTCAGCTCGAGGTAGCCGTAGGCGGGGTGGTAGAAACGGCCTGTGATGGTTTCTTCGGTGTATTCCGGGCCGTAGTTGATCCCGCTGAGATAGTTTTCGTAGCGGAATACCTGGTTGCTGGCATCGTCGCGCAGCAGGAAGTTCATGGCCAGGGTTTCGGAGAATTGCGGGCCGCCGATGGTGATGTTGATTTCCCCGTCCATGGTGTAGGCGGAATCGCCGTCCAGGATGGCGAGTGGGTGGAAAGTCATGGAAAAACTGCTGAACCAGCCGGTGCTCGGGTCAAGGTTTGCCGCCACCTCGACCGTACCGGAAAAAATCATCCCGTACTCGCAATAGTCCTGATATTCGAGAGTGTCGGCGAAGCTGCCGGCCTCCGGGTCCCAGACAGGAGCGCTGAGGAACTGGCCACCGCAGGGGCCGTGATAAACCTCGGTAGGCTCCTGGACGGGGGCCAGGGTAACCGCGCGGGGGGCTGCCAGGGGCGCCTGCTGGCGGAGGGTTCTCCGCATTAGCTGGGAGACGCTGCGCAGGGGGAGGGCGGAACTGCCGCTGTGGGCCCCGCCGACGGCCAACGGGCCGACGCTCATGGCGTTTTGGTGGCCGAGAAACGCCCCGGTGGCCAACGCCTCGGCGTTGTCAGCATTGACGGTGGCCTTGCTGGTGAGGCCGCTGTAGGAAAGCTGGTTCGGGTTTGGGGGCGGGGCCGACCCGCCTCCACCGCCCCCGCAGGCGGTCACACTCAGGCAAAGGGCAAGGGCCAGCAGCCAGGAAACGGGGTGTCGCATCGGTAT
This window encodes:
- a CDS encoding thioredoxin family protein; the protein is MTIELLGDNCWMCRRLEKNIREAVEATHIQAEYQRVEDPERMVEYGLLSLPGLSIDGKLVSAGKLLSTRTLEKMLAPQEPTGPEES
- a CDS encoding DUF1579 domain-containing protein — encoded protein: METQEMMDIYKKFATPGAPHSMLAGMAGSWNTMGRFWMEPGKSPMESAGRSEQKMVLDGRFLQQQFTGDMMGAPFAGLGYTGYDNHTGKYISTWMDTMGTAIMVFEGTASADGRTINQTASYDDPVQGPMVWRSVTHFIDNNTLEFEMYATGKSGREEKMMEITYTRARGADSILKH
- a CDS encoding FG-GAP-like repeat-containing protein, which codes for MRHPVSWLLALALCLSVTACGGGGGGSAPPPNPNQLSYSGLTSKATVNADNAEALATGAFLGHQNAMSVGPLAVGGAHSGSSALPLRSVSQLMRRTLRQQAPLAAPRAVTLAPVQEPTEVYHGPCGGQFLSAPVWDPEAGSFADTLEYQDYCEYGMIFSGTVEVAANLDPSTGWFSSFSMTFHPLAILDGDSAYTMDGEINITIGGPQFSETLAMNFLLRDDASNQVFRYENYLSGINYGPEYTEETITGRFYHPAYGYLELSTEQPLQVFWGLLQPSTGSIVCSGRDGTFVRMVFTSLSATHLEADTDGNGICEWQMDLNHPVPLPPVAEPPNQSPTANAGPDQNAVQGDLVTLNGGASFDPDGDQLTFQWNFDACPGSCPTLNNPGTATPSFMASESGTYSLWLIVNDGLLSSAADTVQVTVVPVQPTSPELLDQSWVYGRFGTYIGRSGLSVLDLEGDGNLEIITAASPAGFGVNRYWYVLRHASSGEYAQIHLSEPSQVTINRILARDLDGDGIGEILVGYQDGRIDIFAGDSFTLKNSFQTPGAVTAMTAADLDGDGSAEIVTSDAQRIYVHEAGGTLRWETSGYGGGDLAIGNVDDDPAAEIVVAASGHGYVIDTASHQLEWDYINGFGVRVGTGDTDGDGREEIVAAASWYKITILDAEIKTPKLDIATDLDIGALLVTDLDGDGTAEILYGDSQWGSIDCYEGSGLSERWSIRNPEHGTTGLATGDVDQDGTMEVLWGAGGSSSGADFLFVANTLTGIEWQNVHLDPPLSAVAVGDVDDDGRNEIVMASYESNSGYDDGIISIFDAATHALEWQSSDLPNIYTWSGVNGVRIGDVDHDGETELVVATSHLYDGVVQVYNGRTHALEKQSATYSSEPFTALELADVDGDGATEIVVATNKATTGAVGVHLIVLDGSTLAEKWESASLTDGWVAVSDIETADVDDDGHLEMLVAVGGNRVYAIDGVTHQYDWLAELPASTIGAFDLDADGQKEILVGQTDGTIGVYNGKTFAFQSSVATGSGYAIDALSLADLNGDGQPEWILASNGMLSVLENGSGELLWRSRSLGNRLGSYNHLPVKDIDGDGRKEIVVGSDFALYQFE